A single region of the Brassica rapa cultivar Chiifu-401-42 chromosome A03, CAAS_Brap_v3.01, whole genome shotgun sequence genome encodes:
- the LOC103858373 gene encoding cytochrome P450 711A1: MKTQHLWWDVLNLFLVQNKAVVPFLSFIAVVVIVLYLYRPSWSVLNVPGPTAMPLVGHLPMLAKYGPDVFSVLAKHYGPIFRFQMGRQPLIVVAEAELCREVGIKKFKDIPNRSIPSPISASPLHQKGLFFTRDKRWSKMRNTILSLYQPSHLTSLIPTMQNFITRATHNLDSEPEDVVISNLFLKLTTDIIGQAAFGVDFGLSGKKTIKEDSADSSNNVEVTDFINQHVYSTTQLKMDLSGSVSIILGLLIPILQEPFRQILKRIPGTMDWRVEKANTRLSGQLNEIVSKRAKERDTDSKDFLSLILKARELDSFAKSIFTPDYISAVTYEHLLAGSATTAFTLSSVLYLVSGHLEVEKHLLQEIDEFGGRDLIPTSHDLKYKFPYLDQVIKEAMRFYMVSPLVARETAKEVEIGGYLLPKGTWVWLALGVLAKDPKNFPDPEKFKPERFYPNGEEEKLRHPYAFIPFGIGPRACVGQRFALQEIKLTLLHLYRNYIFRHSPDMEKPLQLDYGVILSFKNGVKLRAIKRF, translated from the exons ATGAAGACGCAACATTTATGGTGGGATGTTCTTAATCTATTCTTGGTACAAAACAAAGCTGTTGTTCCATTCTTGAGTTTTATAGCGGTTGTGGTTATTGTCCTCTACTTGTACCGACCTTCCTGGTCCGTACTCAATGTCCCCGGTCCAACCGCTATGCCTCTTGTTGGCCACTTGCCCATGCTGGCTAAGTACGGCCCTGACGTCTTCTCCGTTCTTGCCAAGCACTATGGCCCTATCTTCAG ATTTCAGATGGGGAGGCAACCATTGATAGTAGTTGCAGAAGCAGAGCTTTGCAGAGAAGTAGGGATAAAAAAGTTCAAAGATATTCCGAACAGAAGTATTCCTTCTCCAATCTCAGCCTCTCCTCTTCACCAGAAAGGTCTCTTCTTCACCAG GGACAAGAGATGGTCTAAGATGAGAAACACCATCTTATCTCTCTACCAGCCTTCACATTTGACAAGTCTTATCCCAACAATGCAAAATTTCATCACTCGTGCTACTCATAACCTTGACTCTGAACCAGAAGATGTcgtaatctccaatctcttccTCAAGCTAACCACAGACATCATCGGACAAGCTGCTTTTGGAGTGGATTTCGGCCTCTCGggtaaaaaaacaattaaagaaGATTCAGCAGATAGCAGCAACAATGTAGAGGTTACTGATTTCATAAACCAGCATGTGTACTCCACAACACAGCTCAAGATGGATTTGTCTGGCTCAGTCTCCATCATCTTAGGCCTACTGATTCCTATCTTACAAGAGCCGTTCAGGCAGATTTTGAAGAGAATACCTGGAACTATGGACTGGAGAGTGGAGAAGGCTAACACGAGACTTAGTGGACAACTCAATGAGATTGTGTCAAAGCGAGCCAAGGAGAGAGATACTGACTCGAAAGATTTCTTGTCATTGATTTTGAAGGCTAGAGAGTTGGACTCTTTTGCCAAGAGCATCTTTACCCCTGATTATATTAGCGCTGTGACTTATGAGCATCTTCTTGCTGGCTCTGCTACCACCGCTTTCACCTTATCCTCTGTTCTCTACTTAGTATCTGGTCATCTTGAAGTTGAGAAACATCTGCTTCAAGAGATTGACGAGTTTGGAGGACGTGATCTGATCCCAACTTCCCATGATTTAAAATACAAGTTTCCATACCTTGATCAG GTCATCAAAGAGGCTATGAGATTCTACATGGTTTCCCCATTGGTTGCAAGGGAAACAGCAAAAGAAGTGGAGATAGGAGGTTACCTACTTCCCAAG GGGACATGGGTTTGGTTGGCACTAGGAGTTCTAGCAAAGGACCCCAAAAACTTTCCTGATCCAGAAAAGTTCAAGCCGGAGAGATTTTATCCTAatggagaagaggagaaactTAGACATCCATATGCTTTCATCCCGTTTGGCATTGGTCCACGAGCCTGTGTTGGACAAAGATTTGCCCTGCAAGAGATCAAACTCACCTTGTTGCATCTCTACCGCAATTACATTTTTAGACATTCTCCAGATATGGAGAAACCACTGCAGCTTGATTATGGTGTAATCCTCAGCTTCAAGAATGGTGTTAAGCTCAGAGCCATCAAAAGATTCTAA
- the LOC103858374 gene encoding type III polyketide synthase C has protein sequence MLATGRVAKQKEIAQSTRRVANQGKATVLALGKAFPSNVVSQENLVEEYLREIKCDDPSIKEKLQHLCKTTTVKTRYTVMSSETMQKYPELATEGSPTIKQRLEIANEAVVQMAYEASLACIKEWGRGVEDITHLVYVSSSEFRLPGGDLYLSAQLGLSNEVQRVMFYFLGCYGGVSGMRVAKDIAENNPGSRVLLTTSETMVLGFRPPNKARPYDLVGAALFGDGAAALIIGADPTESESPFMELHYALQQFLPGTQGVIDGRLSEEGISFKLGRELPQKIEDNIEEFCKKLVAKAGSGSLELNDLFWAVHPGGPAILNGLETKLKLKPEKLECSRQALVDYGNASSNTIFYIMDKVRGELEKKGRGGEEWGLGLAFGPGITFEGFLMRSL, from the exons ATGTTGGCCACCGGAAGGGTAGCAAAGCAAAAGGAAATAGCCCAAAGTACAAGACGTGTTGCCAATCAAGGAAAGGCAACTGTGCTTGCTCTCGGTAAGGCCTTCCCCAGCAATGTAGTCTCTCAAGAGAATCTCGTGGAGGAGTATCTCCGTGAAATAAAATGCGATGACCCCTCTATCAAAGAGAAGCTGCAACACTTGT GTAAAACCACAACTGTGAAGACACGCTACACCGTCATGTCTAGCGAGACGATGCAAAAATACCCTGAGCTAGCAACCGAAGGTTCCCCAACCATCAAACAGAGGCTTGAGATCGCAAACGAGGCGGTTGTGCAGATGGCATATGAAGCGAGCTTGGCTTGCATCAAGGAATGGGGAAGGGGAGTGGAAGATATCACTCATCTTGTCTATGTTTCCTCCAGTGAGTTCCGTTTGCCCGGGGGTGACCTTTACCTCTCGGCACAACTGGGACTGAGCAACGAGGTGCAGAGGGTGATGTTTTATTTTCTGGGATGCTACGGAGGTGTGAGTGGGATGCGCGTGGCCAAGGACATTGCTGAGAACAACCCAGGGAGCCGGGTGCTGCTCACCACCTCCGAGACTATGGTTCTGGGGTTCCGTCCCCCCAACAAAGCTCGCCCTTACGACTTAGTCGGGGCTGCTCTCTTTGGAGACGGAGCAGCTGCCCTGATCATCGGAGCAGACCCTACAGAGTCAGAAAGTCCCTTCATGGAGCTTCACTATGCGCTGCAGCAGTTCCTACCAGGAACGCAGGGGGTGATTGATGGGCGGTTGTCTGAGGAGGGCATAAGCTTCAAGCTAGGAAGAGAACTACCTCAGAAAATCGAAGACAACATAGAGGAGTTCTGCAAGAAGCTGGTGGCAAAGGCTGGCTCTGGTTCATTGGAGTTGAATGACCTGTTCTGGGCCGTTCATCCCGGTGGACCGGCCATCCTGAACGGGCTAGAGACGAAACTGAAGCTGAAACCAGAGAAGTTGGAATGCAGCAGACAGGCGTTGGTGGATTATGGGAACGCAAGCAGCAACACCATCTTCTACATAATGGACAAAGTAAGAGGTGAGCTTGAGAAGAAAGGCAGAGGTGGAGAAGAGTGGGGTCTGGGTTTAGCCTTCGGACCGGGAATTACATTCGAGGGATTTCTCATGAGGAGCCTCTAA
- the LOC103858375 gene encoding transcription factor UNE10, translating into MSQRVPNYHIDDTPAPATVRSTNAADIPMLDYGVAELTWENGQLGLHGVCPPRVPAPSKYSTGAGGTLESIVDQATRFPNPKPTDELVPSFHHRYSRVGMDALVPEQQSQPATGVGSCSDGHPMNGGKRSRVAPEWSASGSQRLTIDTYGFTSTSLDDNSSSGGKPFTKTTNIDDHDSVCHSRPQVEEEEEEKHTGGKSSASTKRSRAAAIHNQSERKRRDKINQRMKTLQKLVPNSSKTDKASMLDEVIEYLKQLQAQVCMMSRMNMPSMMLPMAMQQQQQQLQLNLMSSSMGLGLRMGMPGLGLVDLSSMNRAATATAPNIHANMMQNPFVPMTSTSWDASSSTDPRFQSPLIPDPMSAFLACSSQPTTMEAYSRMAALYQQMQQQLPPSNPK; encoded by the exons ATGAGCCAGCGTGTTCCAAACTACCACATCGATGATACCCCGGCGCCGGCCACCGTCCGCTCCACTAATGCTGCAGATATCCCCAT GCTAGACTATGGGGTAGCCGAGCTGACGTGGGAGAACGGGCAACTAGGGTTGCACGGCGTATGTCCACCGCGGGTGCCTGCTCCGTCAAAATACTCCACTGGCGCCGGTGGAACGTTGGAGTCAATAGTGGACCAAGCTACTCGCTTCCCTAACCCTAAGCCCACCGATGAGCTCGTCCCATCGTTCCACCACCGCTATTCCAGGGTCGGCATGGACGCGCTTGTCCCCGAGCAGCAGAGCCAGCCCGCCACCGGCGTGGGCTCGTGTAGCGATGGTCATCCCATGAATGGTGGGAAACGATCCAGAGTGGCGCCCGAGTGGAGCGCGAGCGGGAGCCAGCGCCTGACCATTGACACCTACGGCTTCACCTCAACATCGCTGGATGATAACTCCAGCTCCGGCGGGAAGCCTTTCACCAAAACCACCAACATCGATGATCATGACTCCGTCTGCCACAGCCGCCCACAG gtggaggaagaagaagaagagaagcacACGGGAGGAAAATCATCAGCTTCAACTAAGAGAAGCAGAGCCGCTGCTATTCACAACCAATCCGAACGT AAGAGGAGAGATAAGATCAATCAAAGGATGAAGACGTTGCAGAAACTAGTTCCCAATTCCAGCAAG ACGGATAAAGCGTCCATGTTGGATGAAGTGATAGAGTACTTGAAGCAACTCCAAGCACAAGTGTGCATGATGAGCAGAATGAACATGCCCTCCATGATGCTTCCCATGGCCatgcagcagcaacaacaacaacttcaaCTAAATCTCATGTCCAGTTCCATGGGCTTAGGGCTTCGCATGGGGATGCCCGGTCTAGGTCTTGTCGACCTTAGTTCTATGAACCGAGCTGCTACTGCAACGGCTCCTAATATCCATGCCAACATGATGCAGAACCCATTCGTGCCCATGACTTCTACATCATGGGATGCCTCCTCTTCCACTGACCCTCGATTTCAGTCTCCTCTTATCCCCGATCCTATGTCAGCCTTTCTTGCATGCTCCTCGCAG CCAACGACGATGGAAGCATATAGTAGGATGGCTGCGTTATATCAGCAAATGCAGCAACAACTTCCTCCTTCAAATCcaaaatga